TCACACTCTCTATCCCCTGGATTGCCATGTTAACCCTCGTGTTATTGGCGTTTCGTTTAGTTCACGCAAACAAACTTAACACAAAGTCAATAGGACAAAGGGTGTAAATGACAGCAAAAAACATGGCTTTTTGACCCATCGAAATTGGCGAATAGGAAAATAATGGCATCCATTGAAGTGGAACTTTTCTAAGCCGTATCAGGGAGTCAGTTTTGTCACCACTTAACACACAGTCCGGTCAACTGTCAGGCAGGAAATGGTCATGAATGCTACCGCAACTCAGGAAACAACAAATAAGAAAGGCTTAAATGACCTTGTTGCTCGCCTGCGCGCCAATCCGCGGATCCCGCTGATCATCGCTGCAGCCGCCGCTACTGCCATCATTGTCGCGATGGTACTGTGGGCGAAAGCGCCGGCTTACAGCGTCCTTTATAATAACCTTTCAAATGAGGATGGCGGCGCGATCGTGACGCAGCTGACTCAGATGAACGTCCCTTACCGCTTCGAAGAGAATGGCGGCGCGCTGATGGTGCCCGCAGAAAAGGTGCACGAACTGCGCCTGCGTCTCGCTCAGCAGGGCCTGCCAAAAGGCGGCGCCGTAGGCTTTGAACTGCTGGATAAAGAGAAGTTTGGTATCAGCCAGTTCAGCGAACAGGTTAACTACCAGCGTGCGCTGGAAGGCGAACTGTCACGCACTATCGAGACGCTCGGTCCGGTAAAAAACGCACGCGTCCACCTGGCGATGCCTAAACCTACGCTGTTTGTTCGCGAGCAGAAATCCCCCTCCGCTTCCGTCACGCTGATCCTGCAGCCGGGACGAGCACTGGATGAAGGCCAAATTAACGCCATCGTGCATATGGTTTCCAGCAGCGTGGCCGGACTTCCGCCGGGCAACGTAACGGTTGTCGATCAAAGTGGTCGTCTGCTGACGCGTTCCGATGCGGCCGGTCGTGACCTGAACGATGCCCAGCTGAAGTATGCCACCGAAGTGGAAAGTCGCTATCAGCAGCGTATCGAAGCGATCCTGGCACCGATTGTTGGCAACGGTAATGTCCATGCGCAGGTTACCGCCCAGATCGATTTCGATACCCGTGAGCAAACGGAAGAGCAGTACAAACCGAATACCGATCCGGCCAATGCTGCTATTCGCTCGCGTCAGAGCAGCAATAACGAGCAGATTGGCGGCCAGTATCCTGGCGGCGTGCCGGGCGCGCTCTCTAATCAGCCTGCGCCTGCTAACAACGCGCCGATCGAAACGCCGCAAGCGAATAACAATGCAAATGCCACGGCGGGCAATAATAACGGCGCAGCGGCCAACACCACCGCCAGCACCAATGCAGCGCGTCCGGTGCCGTCCAATACGCACCATGACGAAACGACTAACTACGAGCTGGATCGCACCATTCGTCACACCAAGATGAATGTGGGCAGCGTGAAACGTCTGTCGGTTGCCGTGGTGGTGAACTACCGCGCCGATGCCAAAGGCAAAGCGGCGGCGCTGGATGAGAAACAGCTGAAACAGATTGAAGATCTGACGCGTGAAGCGATGGGCTACTCCAGCGATCGCGGCGACAGCGTCAACGTGGTGAACTCGCAGTTTACCCAAACTGAGGATACCGGTGGCGATCTTCCGTTCTGGCAGCAGCAGTCCTTCTTCGAGCAGATGATGAATGCGGGACGTTGGTTACTGGTTGCGCTGGTTGCCTTCATCCTCTACCGCAAACTGATTCGTCCGCACCTGCTGCGTAAACAGGAGCTGACCAAAGCGGCGATTGAACAAGCGGCAGCGCTGGAGCAGCAACGTAAAGAACAAGAAGCCTTCTCTGTTTCGCTCAGCAAAGACGATCAGGAGCAGGAACGTAAATCTAAACATCGCGTCAGCGCCGAAGTGATGAGCCAGCGCATCCGCGATATGTCTGAAAACGATCCACGCGTTGTGGCGCTGGTGATCCGCCAATGGATGAGTAACGAACTATGAGTCTGACCGGTACTGAAAAAAGCGCCGTCCTGCTGATGACGATTGGTGAAGACCGTGCCGCTGAGGTGTTCAAGCACCTCAGCACGCGGGAAGTACAGCACCTGAGCGCAGCCATGGCCAATATGAATCAGGTTTCTCACCAGCAGCTGGCTGAAGTGCTGCGTGAGTTTGAAACGGATGCCGAGCAGTTTGCGGCGCTGAGCCTGAACTCTAATGAATATCTGCGTTCGGTACTGATCAAGGCGCTGGGCGAAGAGCGCGCCTCCACGCTGTTGGAAGACATTCTGGAAACGCGCGAAACCACCTCCGGCATGGAAACGCTCAACTTTATGGAGCCGCAGGCGGCTGCCGATCTGATCCGCGACGAACATCCGCAGATCATCGCCACCATCCTGGTGCACCTGAAGCGTTCACAGGCGGCGGATATCCTGGCCCAGTTCGACGATCGTCTGCGTCACGATGTGATGCTGCGTATCGCCACCTTCGGCGGCGTGCAGCCAGCGGCGCTGGCGGAACTGACCGAAGTGCTCAACTCGCTGCTGGATGGTCAAAACCTCAAGCGCGCGAAGATGGGCGGCGTAAGAACCGCGGCGGAAATCATCAACCTGATGAAAACGCAGCAGGAAGAAGCGGTTATGGAAGCGGTACGCGAGTTCGATGGCGAACTGGCGCAGAAGATTGTCGACGAAATGTTCCTGTTCGAAAACCTGGTGGATGTGGACGACCGCAGTATCCAGCGCCTGCTGCAGGAAGTGGAATCCGAATCGCTGCTGGTGGCACTGAAAGGCGCCGATCAGCCGCTGCGCGAGAAGTTCCTCAAGAATATGTCGCAGCGTGCGGCCGATATTCTGCGCGACGACCTCGCCAACCGTGGTCCGGTCCGTATGTCGATGGTAGAGAACGAACAGAAAGCGATTCTGCTTATCGTTCGTCGTCTGGCGGAAAGCGGCGAAATGGTAATTGGCGGCGGCGAGGAAACCTATGTCTGATGCCTTTTCTTCCCGTCCATGGCAGCGCTGGCAGCCTGACGATTTAACACGCTTTGACCAGCCGGCCGCCGAGCCGCAGGTCGAACCTGAATTGACTTTCGACGTGAGCGAAGAAAACGACGCGTTTTCGCCACAGTCGCAGCTGGAACAGATCCAGACCCAGGCGCGCCTTGAGGCTCATGCGCAAGGCTACGCTGAGGGACAACAGAAAGGCTTTAATGAAGGCAAGCAGGCAGGTTTTGATGCTGGTTTTCAGCAGGGGCTGGCGGAAGCGCAGCAGCAGCAGGCGCCGGTACAGGCGCGTATGCAGCAGCTGGTCACCGAATTCCAGC
This Mixta hanseatica DNA region includes the following protein-coding sequences:
- the fliF gene encoding flagellar basal-body MS-ring/collar protein FliF — encoded protein: MVMNATATQETTNKKGLNDLVARLRANPRIPLIIAAAAATAIIVAMVLWAKAPAYSVLYNNLSNEDGGAIVTQLTQMNVPYRFEENGGALMVPAEKVHELRLRLAQQGLPKGGAVGFELLDKEKFGISQFSEQVNYQRALEGELSRTIETLGPVKNARVHLAMPKPTLFVREQKSPSASVTLILQPGRALDEGQINAIVHMVSSSVAGLPPGNVTVVDQSGRLLTRSDAAGRDLNDAQLKYATEVESRYQQRIEAILAPIVGNGNVHAQVTAQIDFDTREQTEEQYKPNTDPANAAIRSRQSSNNEQIGGQYPGGVPGALSNQPAPANNAPIETPQANNNANATAGNNNGAAANTTASTNAARPVPSNTHHDETTNYELDRTIRHTKMNVGSVKRLSVAVVVNYRADAKGKAAALDEKQLKQIEDLTREAMGYSSDRGDSVNVVNSQFTQTEDTGGDLPFWQQQSFFEQMMNAGRWLLVALVAFILYRKLIRPHLLRKQELTKAAIEQAAALEQQRKEQEAFSVSLSKDDQEQERKSKHRVSAEVMSQRIRDMSENDPRVVALVIRQWMSNEL
- the fliG gene encoding flagellar motor switch protein FliG gives rise to the protein MSLTGTEKSAVLLMTIGEDRAAEVFKHLSTREVQHLSAAMANMNQVSHQQLAEVLREFETDAEQFAALSLNSNEYLRSVLIKALGEERASTLLEDILETRETTSGMETLNFMEPQAAADLIRDEHPQIIATILVHLKRSQAADILAQFDDRLRHDVMLRIATFGGVQPAALAELTEVLNSLLDGQNLKRAKMGGVRTAAEIINLMKTQQEEAVMEAVREFDGELAQKIVDEMFLFENLVDVDDRSIQRLLQEVESESLLVALKGADQPLREKFLKNMSQRAADILRDDLANRGPVRMSMVENEQKAILLIVRRLAESGEMVIGGGEETYV